In Acetomicrobium sp. S15 = DSM 107314, a single genomic region encodes these proteins:
- a CDS encoding sugar kinase: MAKIVTFGEIMLRLSPPDHEVILQSPVFEATFGGAEANVAVSLANLGEDVSYVTAVPANPLGDAMVREVRKFGVCTRHVKRSGERLGIYFTEKGACMRPSKVVYDRAHSSIAEVKPGDFDWDAILNGAEWFHITGITPAIAKGTAEVAIEAVKKCKEKGITVSCDLNFRKKLWKWGKSAPEVMGEIVRYADLAVGNEEDCQHSLGIQADIDVTKGELDVEQYKKLTDKVLKTFPDLKRIAITLRESHSADDNDWSAILADRENFYVSRKYPIRDIVDRVGGGDAFAAGLIYGLRNLSSPKEALEFAVAFSALKHTIPGDFNYASKEDAFTLMKGDVSGRVQR; this comes from the coding sequence ATGGCCAAAATAGTGACATTTGGAGAGATTATGTTGCGCCTTTCCCCTCCGGATCACGAAGTGATCTTGCAGAGCCCTGTCTTTGAGGCCACGTTCGGCGGAGCCGAAGCCAATGTGGCAGTGTCGCTCGCAAACCTTGGCGAAGATGTGAGTTACGTCACCGCTGTCCCGGCGAATCCGCTTGGCGATGCCATGGTGCGGGAAGTGCGCAAGTTCGGCGTATGCACACGCCACGTTAAGCGGAGCGGCGAGAGGCTCGGCATCTACTTCACCGAGAAGGGTGCCTGCATGCGACCCTCCAAAGTGGTTTACGACAGGGCGCACTCTTCTATAGCCGAGGTAAAGCCTGGAGATTTTGATTGGGATGCCATCCTCAATGGGGCTGAGTGGTTCCACATTACTGGCATTACGCCGGCCATAGCCAAAGGCACTGCGGAAGTCGCAATAGAGGCTGTTAAAAAGTGCAAAGAGAAGGGCATCACCGTCTCTTGTGACCTCAATTTCCGAAAGAAATTATGGAAATGGGGAAAGAGCGCTCCCGAGGTGATGGGGGAGATCGTGCGATACGCAGATCTTGCCGTCGGCAACGAAGAGGATTGCCAGCATTCGTTGGGCATCCAGGCGGATATAGACGTAACTAAAGGCGAACTCGATGTAGAGCAATATAAAAAACTCACCGATAAGGTCTTGAAGACTTTTCCTGACCTTAAGCGCATTGCCATAACCTTAAGAGAGAGCCACAGCGCTGATGACAACGACTGGTCAGCCATCCTGGCCGACAGAGAAAACTTTTATGTCAGCAGGAAATATCCCATAAGAGACATTGTGGATCGTGTGGGCGGTGGCGACGCCTTCGCTGCGGGCTTGATCTACGGCCTCAGGAATCTATCTTCCCCAAAAGAGGCGCTCGAATTCGCTGTGGCCTTCTCCGCTTTGAAGCACACTATACCTGGCGACTTTAATTACGCGTCCAAGGAGGATGCCTTCACCCTTATGAAGGGGGATGTGAGTGGCCGCGTCCAGCGTTAA
- a CDS encoding TRAP transporter large permease → MIWVMIASFLLFVALGVPIAFSIGASSLIYILAEDIPLSMMAQRFFSNTQSFAFLAIPYFMLMGSFMVNAGIAQRLIKFADSLVRHFPGGLGCVSVVTNMVMAGVSGSSVADCAAVGSVLIPEMKRNGYDGKFAAALNSCTSVVGIIIPPSSTMIIISWLTNLSIAKMFMAGAVPGILISISYFLVTIFIAKRRGYPRQPRATVKEIWDGIKSASLTLILPIFLVGVIVLGIATVTEAAAASAVYALILGLFVYRTLDFKLIAKSLKEAVIGTTTVMLVVCTSSVFTWVLIREGIPVMIANTLLSLGLPDWALKVVMVLILFAAGTVMDNVPNLFIFIPIFFPIASQLGFDPIHFSIVILISLALGLFTPPVGTTLFLSCQLADVKIEEAAKDLAPYFIAAATIVFLVTFVPSLTLWLPNVILGK, encoded by the coding sequence ATGATATGGGTTATGATAGCTTCTTTTTTATTATTTGTTGCTCTTGGCGTCCCAATAGCTTTTTCAATAGGAGCATCTTCGCTTATATATATTCTTGCCGAAGACATCCCACTTTCTATGATGGCACAAAGGTTTTTTTCTAACACTCAATCTTTTGCTTTTCTTGCTATTCCATATTTTATGTTAATGGGCTCATTTATGGTCAATGCTGGGATTGCACAACGATTGATAAAATTTGCGGACTCTTTGGTGCGCCACTTCCCGGGTGGCTTAGGGTGTGTGTCGGTTGTGACTAACATGGTTATGGCTGGCGTTTCGGGCTCTTCCGTGGCTGATTGTGCTGCCGTTGGCAGTGTATTGATCCCCGAAATGAAGAGGAATGGATATGATGGCAAATTTGCAGCCGCGCTTAATTCTTGTACTTCTGTAGTTGGTATTATCATACCGCCTAGCAGCACGATGATTATCATTTCTTGGTTAACTAATCTCTCAATAGCAAAAATGTTTATGGCAGGTGCAGTGCCCGGTATATTGATCAGTATCTCGTATTTTTTAGTAACAATTTTTATTGCTAAGCGGAGAGGTTATCCTCGGCAGCCTCGCGCTACCGTGAAAGAAATATGGGATGGCATTAAAAGTGCTTCTCTGACTTTGATTTTGCCTATATTTTTAGTTGGAGTTATAGTGCTGGGAATTGCTACCGTTACCGAGGCGGCCGCAGCTTCAGCTGTGTATGCGCTCATTTTGGGTTTATTTGTATATCGCACTTTGGATTTCAAGTTGATAGCTAAATCGCTTAAAGAAGCTGTTATTGGGACTACAACTGTAATGCTCGTCGTGTGTACGTCTTCAGTCTTTACATGGGTGCTCATCAGAGAGGGCATCCCCGTTATGATAGCCAATACCTTGCTGTCGTTGGGCTTGCCCGATTGGGCATTAAAAGTTGTGATGGTATTAATACTGTTTGCAGCGGGAACGGTAATGGATAATGTGCCAAACCTTTTTATTTTCATCCCGATTTTTTTCCCAATAGCAAGTCAGCTTGGGTTTGACCCCATACATTTTTCGATAGTCATTTTGATTTCGCTGGCTTTGGGCTTGTTCACTCCTCCTGTGGGCACAACATTATTCTTATCTTGTCAGCTCGCAGATGTGAAAATTGAAGAAGCTGCAAAAGACTTGGCCCCGTACTTCATTGCGGCTGCGACTATCGTGTTTTTGGTGACCTTTGTGCCTTCTTTAACGTTATGGTTACCTAACGTTATTTTAGGTAAATGA
- a CDS encoding mandelate racemase/muconate lactonizing enzyme family protein: protein MKIKEATTGLYRVPLRNPHADATHGHMNQVELVIVKLFTDVGIEASGYAYTIGRGGAAIKALIDQELILLLLSEDPRYVENLWEKMWWQLHWVGRGGVATFAISAVDMALWDAIAKASGQPLGAILGLHRDRVPVYGSGVDLNLTLDELLEEVGRFVERGFTAVKIKVGKDDPEEDIERVNAVRKLLDSMRGKGRIALMVDANMRWDVPKAITMGREFEKLGVLWLEEPLVPDDVEGHAKVAEALSMAVAAGENLHSKYEFKRYISASALDIVQPDVVTLGGITEWLKVAAIAEAWNLPVATHFADEIHVHLLCAIPNAMYLEHHAYRLDDYLTNPLVLKDGYAFLPDVPGHGVYFNEAQLAPHVVN from the coding sequence ATGAAGATAAAAGAAGCTACGACGGGCCTTTACAGAGTCCCGTTGCGAAACCCCCACGCAGACGCGACGCATGGCCATATGAACCAGGTTGAGCTCGTAATCGTTAAGCTCTTTACCGACGTAGGGATTGAGGCATCCGGCTACGCCTACACCATAGGCAGAGGCGGCGCTGCCATAAAGGCGTTGATCGATCAAGAGCTCATACTTCTCCTCTTGAGCGAAGATCCCAGATACGTAGAAAACTTGTGGGAAAAGATGTGGTGGCAACTCCACTGGGTCGGCAGAGGCGGAGTTGCCACTTTTGCTATAAGTGCTGTAGATATGGCGCTTTGGGATGCGATAGCGAAGGCATCCGGCCAACCCTTAGGTGCTATTTTGGGCTTGCATAGGGATAGGGTGCCGGTCTACGGGAGCGGCGTAGACTTGAATTTGACGCTGGACGAACTCCTTGAGGAAGTCGGGCGCTTCGTGGAGCGCGGCTTTACCGCGGTAAAAATAAAGGTGGGCAAAGACGACCCGGAAGAGGACATAGAAAGGGTTAACGCCGTTAGAAAGCTCCTCGATAGCATGAGAGGAAAGGGACGTATAGCTCTCATGGTCGACGCCAACATGAGATGGGATGTGCCAAAGGCCATCACAATGGGGAGGGAGTTTGAGAAGCTCGGCGTGTTGTGGCTTGAAGAGCCGCTTGTCCCCGACGACGTGGAAGGTCACGCCAAAGTGGCAGAGGCCCTTTCTATGGCTGTTGCGGCCGGCGAGAACTTGCATTCCAAATACGAGTTTAAGCGCTACATTTCCGCAAGTGCGCTCGACATAGTCCAGCCCGATGTCGTCACGCTGGGAGGCATAACGGAATGGCTCAAAGTGGCCGCCATCGCTGAAGCGTGGAACCTGCCTGTGGCCACCCATTTCGCTGACGAGATCCACGTGCACCTGCTCTGTGCTATACCGAACGCCATGTATCTTGAGCACCACGCATACAGGCTCGACGACTACCTGACAAACCCTCTCGTCTTGAAGGACGGATATGCTTTTCTGCCCGATGTGCCCGGCCACGGCGTCTACTTCAACGAAGCCCAACTCGCTCCACATGTAGTAAACTAA
- a CDS encoding threonine ammonia-lyase, whose protein sequence is MKDVDIAMTRIQQAITPSPMLSIEPLNLYLKHVIYTKAESLQPSGSFKLRGAYNKIASIQKQQEKASVITASSGNHALSVSLSARWLGQHAIVVVPESAPMIKKDMCRALGAEVIEHGLTYDDAYLLAQSLAEKGDANYVHPVADTDVVAGQGTIALEIIEQLPDVEQVVIPIGGGGLASGISFVMKTIKPNVKIVGVQPEGSSAFYESFKKGRLVELREANTIADGLSCKKIEPYLLDMISRWVDDVVLVGEAAIKRAIRIGLLYGKLLLEGAGATSLAAVSEDLLDLKMKTVIIASGSNIDKQLFTDVINERL, encoded by the coding sequence ATGAAAGACGTTGATATCGCAATGACGCGCATTCAACAGGCGATAACACCTTCCCCCATGCTCTCCATAGAACCTTTAAACCTCTATTTGAAACATGTCATATATACAAAGGCGGAATCATTGCAACCTTCGGGTTCCTTCAAGCTTCGCGGCGCATACAATAAGATCGCCTCAATACAAAAGCAGCAGGAGAAGGCAAGCGTCATCACCGCTTCATCTGGCAATCACGCATTAAGTGTATCTTTATCTGCGAGATGGTTAGGACAACATGCGATAGTGGTAGTGCCAGAAAGTGCCCCGATGATAAAAAAAGATATGTGTAGAGCCCTTGGGGCTGAGGTGATCGAGCACGGCCTAACTTATGATGACGCATATCTGTTAGCGCAGAGTTTGGCGGAAAAAGGTGATGCTAATTACGTTCATCCAGTTGCAGATACCGATGTAGTGGCGGGCCAAGGCACAATTGCCTTAGAGATCATCGAACAGTTGCCCGATGTTGAGCAAGTGGTGATCCCTATTGGCGGCGGAGGTTTGGCATCTGGCATTTCCTTTGTTATGAAAACGATAAAACCGAACGTTAAGATAGTTGGAGTGCAACCCGAAGGATCATCTGCATTTTATGAAAGCTTCAAGAAGGGCAGGCTTGTAGAACTTAGGGAGGCGAACACGATCGCCGATGGGTTGAGCTGTAAAAAGATAGAACCATACCTGCTTGATATGATCAGTCGTTGGGTGGACGACGTTGTGTTGGTCGGCGAGGCTGCAATTAAGCGTGCTATTAGAATAGGACTACTGTATGGTAAGCTTTTATTGGAAGGAGCCGGAGCAACCTCATTGGCAGCGGTCTCGGAGGATTTGCTTGACCTAAAGATGAAAACGGTCATCATCGCAAGTGGTTCCAATATTGATAAGCAATTATTTACCGATGTTATAAATGAGAGATTATAG
- a CDS encoding threonine synthase, whose translation MYALGLCCVRCNKKYPLKVIYKCVDCGGILEVVYDYEQIRPIEMRDKARQRSKNFNLLPLEEDASIVMGEGWTPIVEANRLASQLGLSKVIFKCEFSNPTGSFKDRPISIGVSKALEFGYSRVVIASSGNAATAAAAYAARAGLKSIVLVPESTPAEKVKQAAFYGARVIRVRGPYSNCFNLAEEAAEQLNLFNLTTTFINPYTVEGNKTIAFELVDQLNGLVPDYVFVPIGSGPMMVGIYRGYVDYAALGLVESPPRMVGVQAEGCDPIARAFAEGAIEVEPLANPKTIAGGICDGLWGYADDGTHTLNYIRRSEGYALAVSDEEIKAAQICLAQKEGLFVEPSGAAGVAGLVKSASDGMIGADSCVVVILSGHGLKDMRVLGEFDIPVIDSDVWELIKIVED comes from the coding sequence ATGTATGCGCTGGGCTTATGTTGTGTGCGCTGCAATAAAAAATATCCCCTGAAAGTTATCTACAAGTGTGTGGATTGTGGTGGAATATTGGAGGTTGTTTATGATTACGAACAAATTAGGCCTATAGAAATGCGAGACAAAGCGAGGCAGAGATCGAAAAACTTTAACCTACTGCCCTTAGAAGAGGATGCGTCTATTGTTATGGGTGAGGGCTGGACGCCGATAGTGGAGGCTAATCGCTTGGCGAGTCAGTTGGGATTGTCTAAAGTAATTTTCAAGTGCGAGTTTTCAAATCCTACCGGCTCGTTCAAAGACAGACCGATATCAATTGGGGTCTCCAAAGCCCTTGAGTTTGGTTACAGTCGCGTTGTAATAGCGTCGAGTGGGAACGCAGCCACTGCTGCCGCCGCATATGCTGCCCGCGCCGGTTTGAAATCCATTGTTTTAGTGCCAGAGTCTACGCCAGCAGAGAAGGTAAAACAGGCTGCCTTTTATGGAGCACGCGTCATTCGCGTTCGTGGACCATACAGCAACTGTTTTAATCTCGCTGAAGAGGCTGCAGAACAGCTGAATCTGTTTAATTTGACTACCACCTTCATCAACCCATATACAGTGGAAGGGAATAAGACCATTGCCTTTGAATTGGTAGACCAGTTAAATGGCTTGGTGCCGGATTATGTATTTGTGCCCATCGGGTCAGGCCCGATGATGGTAGGCATATACAGAGGCTATGTCGACTATGCTGCCTTAGGCTTGGTCGAGTCGCCTCCTCGAATGGTAGGCGTGCAAGCAGAAGGGTGTGACCCTATAGCTCGGGCATTTGCTGAAGGTGCTATTGAAGTTGAACCGCTGGCTAATCCCAAAACCATCGCTGGGGGCATATGCGATGGGCTGTGGGGATATGCAGATGATGGCACCCATACCCTGAATTATATTAGACGTTCTGAAGGATATGCCTTAGCGGTTAGCGATGAGGAGATAAAGGCTGCGCAGATTTGTTTGGCTCAAAAGGAGGGCTTGTTTGTCGAGCCGAGCGGTGCGGCAGGGGTAGCTGGTCTCGTTAAGAGCGCTAGTGACGGCATGATTGGGGCCGATTCTTGCGTGGTCGTCATTTTAAGCGGTCATGGACTGAAAGACATGCGGGTACTTGGCGAGTTCGACATCCCGGTGATAGATAGTGATGTGTGGGAATTGATTAAAATAGTGGAGGATTGA
- a CDS encoding TRAP transporter small permease: protein MSKAGVWFIRYVSILVELLMAILVGAVFIEVVMRYLFSRPISSVAELTQVLFPWMTFLAAIEITKNNEHLAITILRDKLPRKLKRINLIFIRLIMIFFSYYMIKSSVEISMASITIRLGVLRFLTRAHLYSAMTAAFIGILVVLIYQILLLILDKESEEVRT from the coding sequence TTGAGCAAAGCTGGTGTGTGGTTCATTCGCTACGTCAGCATTTTAGTAGAATTGCTTATGGCGATACTTGTTGGAGCAGTGTTTATAGAGGTTGTGATGAGATATCTCTTTAGCCGCCCTATATCTTCAGTGGCAGAGCTGACTCAAGTTTTATTTCCGTGGATGACATTTTTAGCTGCTATTGAGATTACCAAAAATAATGAACATTTGGCTATCACAATATTACGAGATAAACTACCTAGAAAATTAAAGCGCATTAATTTAATTTTTATTAGATTAATAATGATATTCTTCTCGTATTATATGATAAAATCCAGCGTTGAGATATCTATGGCTTCAATTACAATAAGATTAGGAGTATTGCGTTTTTTAACAAGAGCTCACTTGTATTCAGCTATGACAGCGGCATTTATCGGCATTCTTGTAGTTTTGATATATCAAATTCTGTTGTTAATACTTGATAAAGAATCGGAGGAAGTCAGGACATGA
- a CDS encoding TRAP transporter substrate-binding protein — protein MKRSKVASVIFIVALFLILSTEGIGLCQQKTYHWRIGFNTVEGSVRDVAAKEFRRIVSERTNGQVKVDIFPGEILGTEQEMIEAVMVGALDIQLSGGGSMQNLIPEFAASALPFVVHNFEEAYALLDGPWGDKLKALAEERNLKILSFCDLGFAQITNSKRPIYTPDDLKGVKMRSPNEPVSIETFKALGAAVSTLPFSEVYLALAQKVVDGQFNPLDAIWDSKFYEVQDYLAIINIFYYNVNFMMNKALWDSLSDDLQNIVQEAAYAARDVSREFSQAKHAEMLEKLRPHFKEITYPDPALFQQKIAPLYQGTFANIVPKYAIDSVIKFTEGYRKSK, from the coding sequence ATGAAAAGATCAAAAGTAGCAAGTGTAATATTCATTGTCGCACTATTTCTGATTCTATCTACAGAAGGCATAGGTTTGTGTCAGCAGAAGACGTATCACTGGAGAATAGGGTTTAATACCGTTGAAGGCTCTGTACGTGACGTGGCAGCAAAGGAATTTAGGAGGATAGTATCCGAGAGGACGAATGGGCAGGTTAAGGTAGATATCTTCCCAGGCGAAATTCTCGGGACCGAGCAAGAGATGATAGAGGCTGTCATGGTAGGCGCCCTTGATATTCAACTATCTGGCGGAGGTTCTATGCAAAATCTCATTCCGGAATTTGCTGCATCCGCGCTTCCGTTTGTGGTTCACAATTTCGAAGAAGCATATGCCTTACTCGATGGGCCTTGGGGTGACAAGCTAAAAGCATTAGCGGAAGAGCGCAATTTAAAGATATTATCGTTTTGTGATTTAGGATTTGCGCAAATAACCAATAGCAAACGTCCTATTTATACGCCAGATGATTTAAAAGGCGTCAAAATGCGCAGCCCTAACGAACCAGTTTCCATAGAAACCTTTAAAGCCCTAGGGGCTGCTGTGTCTACGCTGCCTTTTAGCGAAGTTTATCTTGCTTTAGCACAAAAAGTAGTTGATGGACAATTTAATCCACTTGATGCAATATGGGATTCTAAGTTTTATGAAGTTCAAGACTACTTAGCTATAATTAATATATTCTACTATAATGTTAATTTTATGATGAACAAAGCCTTGTGGGACAGCCTATCTGATGATCTTCAGAATATAGTTCAAGAGGCTGCATATGCTGCCAGAGATGTCTCTCGCGAATTTTCACAGGCTAAGCATGCAGAGATGTTGGAGAAACTTAGGCCACATTTCAAGGAAATTACCTATCCAGATCCAGCTTTATTTCAACAAAAGATTGCACCTTTATACCAAGGTACATTTGCAAATATTGTTCCAAAATATGCTATAGATAGCGTTATAAAATTTACAGAAGGTTATAGGAAGAGTAAATAA